A window of Triplophysa dalaica isolate WHDGS20190420 chromosome 12, ASM1584641v1, whole genome shotgun sequence genomic DNA:
GGAGCAAACTGGATGTCATCTCATCTCAGCTAACAGACATTGATTGTGAGATCAGGAGGAGACGTTTGGATTCTCAATTCTTCTCTGTGGAGGAAAATCTGCGGAACCATTTCAGAAAATACATTGACATTCTGGAAGCCAAACCTGAATACAAAGAGGTCAAAAAACGCTTGTTCTtggatcatttttttaaaacaggagGAGAGAAAAACCTCTCTGTGCTTTACGATTCTTTGATGGGACATGGCACATTTGGCGAGCCAATTCTGGATGTTGTGGAAGATTACGAAGGAAGAAACAGAAGGATGATGGAAGACTTCTGTGTTAGACTAAAGGAGCTTCTCTGCCTGGGAATAATCCCTTTACTGGGATATTGCTTTCTTACTCAGGGCGAGGAGGCGGAGCAAGAGAAGATTCAAGAGTGTAACATGAAGATCCAAGAAATtgagatgaagatgaagaaaaCCATTGAGAGATGTGTGAATTCATTTCCAGAACAAGCTGAACTGGACATCAACAGACTTTTGAAGGAGAGAGAGGATGCAAACCTCCAAGATTTGGCTAAGGAGCTGCTGGAATTCCTGGTGAAGAAGTACGACTGGGTGAGCTGGTCCATCAGAGTCATAACTAACATGAGCAAATATAGAGACTTGAGAGCTGGACAAAACTTTCAGTGTGTGGCCGGacagaaatattttgaagtgtCTCAAGGAAATGACACTAATCTTATGGTGTCCTACTGCAGCAACCCGCAGCCTGTGCCTGATGAGAGCGTAAAACAGATGATGGACGGTCCTGCCAAGAAAGGAGATGCCAAAACTGTAGTGGAGGTCCTTGACAAACAGTTTTCTGGGTTTTTGGTTCACGCTATTAGTCGTCACAAGGAGAGCTTTGCTCTGTCGAGTTTTCCTGAAGAATGCCATTACTGGGGAAAACATAAGAATGTCAACGTGTGTGTGCATTCTGagtaaatgcataaatgcaactATTATGAAACCAcacataaaactattttatgaCTTTAGATGTAAAATGCAAAGTTAAGCACTCTATTTGTGAGCTTCATGTAATTTCTTGTTGATTTGAATTAAGAATAATCAAATTGGCTTTCTAAGTCATTTGAACATTTCAAGTCGAAAGCGAGCGGattgaaatgttttggttgCAGTTCCTAACCTCACCACCAGGTACAGCTAAATTTC
This region includes:
- the LOC130432413 gene encoding protein rapunzel-like; its protein translation is MSSRLERVVAQKKSAIEALMEMFERGAEVLASTVGELCPLFEVASPVLRLVLDNVESKEVIYVKEQFLVVRSKLDVISSQLTDIDCEIRRRRLDSQFFSVEENLRNHFRKYIDILEAKPEYKEVKKRLFLDHFFKTGGEKNLSVLYDSLMGHGTFGEPILDVVEDYEGRNRRMMEDFCVRLKELLCLGIIPLLGYCFLTQGEEAEQEKIQECNMKIQEIEMKMKKTIERCVNSFPEQAELDINRLLKEREDANLQDLAKELLEFLVKKYDWVSWSIRVITNMSKYRDLRAGQNFQCVAGQKYFEVSQGNDTNLMVSYCSNPQPVPDESVKQMMDGPAKKGDAKTVVEVLDKQFSGFLVHAISRHKESFALSSFPEECHYWGKHKNVNVCVHSE